The following coding sequences lie in one Cotesia glomerata isolate CgM1 linkage group LG5, MPM_Cglom_v2.3, whole genome shotgun sequence genomic window:
- the LOC123266324 gene encoding uncharacterized protein LOC123266324 — translation MNEEPEGLLINYLNAEELLASNSLRARVSNEIEQTSKVIPKTGLRLFEPNGSWLQNRQIDACLEARRDLINVERVKKVSKLAVGEWLPQERRVIVTKRSGVDWNNFGCELRGTLYLNPEEALLQVELNCLDLFFNGVSLSVQQAYELLINSPNSDCSLDEYRVYSQLARSGYRLKRFYYQKSDYEKDESSQLKKKVIIDLEGSQWMSGAPLSQDTADKNTKNDAEFVINSIIDKIEVEEQNLEDKSAENILNKIENDIKNKDKNKRRLNIVSVETMVEPVKLVANKKETNTSLGIRIQRNVKLLPKRTDKIIPSYLNIDSNSGQITSDKFNTCDSEKIAEKRKLDVINSSIPSTSSSPIESFKEVTLIPVKKIKNERIELSDDEIEEIPIPMTRKEMLNCLPNIKDKNSVKVTIDPKYIPQDIKLNKNKIEYDSLNLNDSKDNYQNNRQLAKFSNSCEVYKNCQYNSYNYNINNYRRSHYQDLPNYHNMMFGNSSNYNYPAFNYSNQQSVSNRWSSLHVNFFKNIAMATFALRTSITQSLSNIYSSSFDPGQYFGGRQNSRYYNPGIYHNNRNYKPIDNNTNKSEGNNRDDLVNVEEDSNFENFCSFDKAPAGSWTKLKKLWKDAKTITIEDDNDHMDCSEVEVINHTIQPLVGPKYSSSLKQIYDRLKIIKPAQDKSVRKKRGINKISYKVYSNTQLYRKAIPGHAMFHLVITSQKNSQSLQPIDLNRLYQDGDGIAIVFAHVSGATICFMQAGVVALPNLE, via the exons ATGAATGAAGAGCCAGAgggattattaataaattatttaaa tGCAGAGGAATTATTAGCATCCAACAGCTTGAGAGCTCGAGTTTCAAATGAAATTGAACAGACTTCCAAGGTAATACCAAAAACAGGACTGAGACTCTTTGAGCCAAATGGATCATGGCTCCAGAATCGACAGATAGATGCATGTTTAGAAGCACGAAGAGATTTAATAAATGTAGAAAGAGTGAAGAAGGTGTCTAAGTTAGCTGTCGGTGAATGGCTGCCTCAGGAAAGACGTGTCATAGTCACTAAGAGGTCTGGTGTTGACTGGAATAATTTTGGATGTGAACTTCGAGGTACTTTGTATTTAAATCCTGAAGAAGCTTTATTGCAAGTAGAattg AATTGCTTGGACTTATTCTTCAACGGAGTATCATTATCAGTCCAACAAGCCTATGAATTACTAATAAACTCCCCAAACTCCGACTGCTCATTAGATGAATACAGAGTATACAGTCAATTAGCCAGGTCGGGATATCGTCTGAAGAGGTTTTACTATCAAAAATCAGATTACGAAAAAGATGAGTCCTCCCAGCTTAAGAAGAaagtaataattgatttagaGGGCAGTCAGTGGATGAGTGGTGCCCCACTTTCTCAAGACACCGCcgataaaaatactaaaaacgACGCTGAGTTTGTCATTAACagtattattgataaaatcgAGGTTGAAGAGCAGAACTTAGAAGACAAGTCTGcggaaaatattttgaataaaatagaaaatgatattaaaaacaaagaCAAAAATAAGAGAAGATTAAATATTGTTTCCGTTGAAACTATGGTTGAACCAGTTAAATTAGTCgctaataaaaaagaaactaaTACATCACTTGGTATTCGCATACAACGCAATGTTAAGCTTCTACCCAAACGGACTGATAAAATAATTCcttcttatttaaatattgattctAATTCCGGTCAAATTACttctgataaatttaatacctgtgattctgaaaaaatagctgaaaaaagaaaattagatGTAATTAATTCTTCAATTCCTTCTACATCATCTTCGCCTATAGAATCATTTAAAGAAGTAACTTTAAtacctgtaaaaaaaataaaaaatgaaaggaTTGAATTGTCCGATGATGAAATTGAAGAAATTCCAATTCCGATGACTAGAAAAGAAATGTTGAATTGTCTTCCTAATattaaagacaaaaattctGTTAAAGTAACAATTGATCCTAAGTACATTCCacaagatattaaattaaataagaataaaattgagtatgattctttaaatttaaatgatagtAAAGATAATTATCAGAATAATCGACAATTggctaaattttcaaattcatgtgaagtatataaaaattgtcagtataacagttataattataatataaataattatcgaaGATCACACTATCAAGACTTACCTAATTATCACAATATGATGTTCGGTAATTcttctaattataattatccaGCTTTTAATTACTCGAATCAACAAAGTGTCTCCAATAGATGGTCGTCATtgcatgttaatttttttaaaaatattgcgaTGGCTACATTTGCCTTGAGGACTTCAATTACTCAAAGTTTATCGAATAtttattcttcttcttttGATCCGGGACAATATTTTGGTGGAAGACAAAATTCACGGTATTATAATCCTggaatttatcataataatagaaattataagccaattgataataatactaataaaagtGAAGGTAACAATCGTGATGATTTAGTAAATGTAGAAGAAGAtagtaactttgaaaatttttgttcgtTTGACAAAGCACCGGCTGGTTCGTGGACGAAGTTGAAGAAATTATGGAAAGATGCTAAGACAATAACTATTGAAGATGATAATGATCATATGGATTGCAGTGAAGTTGAAGTTATTAATCACACTATTCAGCCACTTGTTGGGCCTAAATATTCTTCAAGCCTGAAACAAATTTATGAtagattgaaaattattaagccGGCTCAGGATAAATCAGTGAGGAAGAAAAGAggcattaataaaatatcttaCAAGGTTTATTCAAATACCCAGCTTTATAGGAAAGCTATTCCGGGTCATGCTATGTTTCATTTAGTTATTAcaag